Proteins encoded together in one Meles meles chromosome 7, mMelMel3.1 paternal haplotype, whole genome shotgun sequence window:
- the RPP38 gene encoding ribonuclease P protein subunit p38: MAAAPQAPGRGSVRKTRPLTVKTSLNNPYTVCWSVLDREDMHFILQTLEDRFKFLGFQKMEDKKKKKKQFLKKQSPDKCSTEVGMSEDLKEKHPEDNEQGSGWTPVCVRKQLAIGVNEVTRALERNGLLLVLVCKSAKPVLITSHLIPLSLSRSVPACQVPRLSETLAPVIGLKCILALGFRKDTTAFIDEVQAIIPRVPSLHVPWLQGRPEESMENLDTESLESQDKEILETSFEDLSKHKRKPVEGQQAVVLQPLKIKKVIPNPNKIRKPPKSKKTTSK; the protein is encoded by the coding sequence ATGGCTGCAGCTCCTCAAGCACCGGGAAGGGGCTCTGTTCGGAAGACAAGACCTTTAACAGTAAAGACATCGTTGAACAACCCATACACTGTCTGCTGGAGTGTGCTAGACAGAGAAGACATGCACTTCATACTACAGACCCTTGAAGACAGATTTAAATTTCTTGGATTTCAGAAGATGGaggataagaagaaaaagaaaaagcagtttttaaaaaaacaaagcccagaCAAATGTAGCACAGAGGTTGGTATGAGTGAGGATCTGAAGGAGAAACACCCAGAAGATAATGAGCAAGGGTCAGGCTGGACTCCTGTCTGTGTCAGGAAGCAGCTGGCCATTGGCGTTAATGAAGTTACCAGAGCTCTGGAAAGGAATGGGCTGCTGCTGGTACTGGTGTGTAAGTCAGCCAAGCCTGTGCTCATCACCTCACACTTGATTCCGTTAAGTCTGAGCAGGTCTGTTCCTGCTTGTCAGGTTCCCCGTCTCAGCGAGACACTCGCACCTGTCATTGGCTTAAAATGTATCCTGGCCCTGGGGTTCAGAAAGGACACCACTGCCTTTATTGATGAAGTCCAAGCCATAATTCCCCGAGTACCCAGTCTACACGTACCATGGCTCCAAGGCAGACCGGAAGAGTCCATGGAAAATTTAGACACTGAATCATTGGAAAGCCAAGACAAAGAAATTTTGGAGACTTCCTTTGAAGACCTCTCTAAACATAAAAGGAAGCCTGTTGAAGGTCAGCAGGCTGTAGTGTTACAACcccttaaaataaagaaagtgaTCCCAAACCCCAATAAGATAAGGAAACCACCCAAAAGTAAAAAAACCACTTCAAAGTAA